In Oreochromis niloticus isolate F11D_XX linkage group LG18, O_niloticus_UMD_NMBU, whole genome shotgun sequence, one genomic interval encodes:
- the LOC109195630 gene encoding chemokine XC receptor 1 isoform X1, whose amino-acid sequence MSLRRLKMANFTSTYDNVSDGAAYLCDTNVPTITGPLFILIFILSITCNSLLLCVLFIYENLKSITNIFILNLACSDLIFTITLPFWAVDHLHHWVFRDFVCKFVTAAFFVGLYSSVILLTAMTVDRFITVVLHNWPISYARMKRCAIGACIAAWVISISASLSDAMKVKVENWYGKNYCYYESEEKLGRYLQVSLLFFLPFAIIIFCYSAILKTVLQGLNRKKFRTVAVLLFIVAVFFICWGPYHIVLLIKSLNTNKDCNVLKRLEVAYHICEMLAYSHCCMNPLLYVLSQKLQKHLLNLLRCEKVNRKKRETSTSLNTSQHFTLQSSAV is encoded by the exons ATGAGTTTAAG aagaTTGAAAATGGCAAACTTCACATCCACATATGACAATGTGAGTGATGGTGCTGCATACCTTTGTGATACTAATGTTCCCACCATCACTGGTCCCCTTTTCATCTTGATCTTCATCCTCAGTATCACATGCAACAGTCTCCTCTTATGTGTTCTCTTCATCTACGAAAATCTGAAAAGTATCACAAATATTTTCATCCTGAACCTGGCCTGCTCCGATTTGATCTTCACCATCACACTTCCATTCTGGGCTGTTGATCATCTTCACCACTGGGTCTTTCGGGACTTTGTCTGCAAATTCGTGACTGCTGCATTCTTTGTTGGTCTGTACAGCAGTGTCATTCTGCTGACTGCCATGACAGTGGATCGTTTCATTACTGTGGTGCTGCACAACTGGCCGATCAGCTATGCCAGAATGAAGAGGTGTGCAATTGGTGCCTGTATAGCTGCCTGGGTCATCAGCATCTCAGCGTCCCTGAGTGATGCAATGAAAGTAAAGGTTGAAAACTGGTATGGTAAAAACTATTGCTATTATGAATCTGAAGAAAAGCTTGGACGTTATCTCCAAGTGTCACTGCTATTCTTCCTCCCATTTGCCATCATTATTTTCTGCTATTCTGCCATCCTCAAGACAGTTTTACAAGGTTTAAACAGAAAGAAGTTCAGGACTGTGGCTGTGCTGTTGTTTATTGTTGCAGTCTTTTTCATTTGCTGGGGGCCATACCATATTGTGCTTTTAATCAAGTCTCTCAATACAAACAAAGATTGTAATGTACTGAAACGGTTAGAAGTTGCCTACCATATTTGTGAAATGCTTGCCTATTCTCACTGCTGTATGAACCCTCTGCTATATGTGCTCTCACAGAAGTTGCAAAAGCATCTGTTGAATCTTTTACGCTGTGAAAAAGTGAACAGGAAGAAGAGAGAGACAAGCACCAGCCTGAACACTTCACAACATTTCACATTGCAGAGCTCTGCTGTTTAG
- the LOC109195630 gene encoding chemokine XC receptor 1 isoform X2, translating to MANFTSTYDNVSDGAAYLCDTNVPTITGPLFILIFILSITCNSLLLCVLFIYENLKSITNIFILNLACSDLIFTITLPFWAVDHLHHWVFRDFVCKFVTAAFFVGLYSSVILLTAMTVDRFITVVLHNWPISYARMKRCAIGACIAAWVISISASLSDAMKVKVENWYGKNYCYYESEEKLGRYLQVSLLFFLPFAIIIFCYSAILKTVLQGLNRKKFRTVAVLLFIVAVFFICWGPYHIVLLIKSLNTNKDCNVLKRLEVAYHICEMLAYSHCCMNPLLYVLSQKLQKHLLNLLRCEKVNRKKRETSTSLNTSQHFTLQSSAV from the coding sequence ATGGCAAACTTCACATCCACATATGACAATGTGAGTGATGGTGCTGCATACCTTTGTGATACTAATGTTCCCACCATCACTGGTCCCCTTTTCATCTTGATCTTCATCCTCAGTATCACATGCAACAGTCTCCTCTTATGTGTTCTCTTCATCTACGAAAATCTGAAAAGTATCACAAATATTTTCATCCTGAACCTGGCCTGCTCCGATTTGATCTTCACCATCACACTTCCATTCTGGGCTGTTGATCATCTTCACCACTGGGTCTTTCGGGACTTTGTCTGCAAATTCGTGACTGCTGCATTCTTTGTTGGTCTGTACAGCAGTGTCATTCTGCTGACTGCCATGACAGTGGATCGTTTCATTACTGTGGTGCTGCACAACTGGCCGATCAGCTATGCCAGAATGAAGAGGTGTGCAATTGGTGCCTGTATAGCTGCCTGGGTCATCAGCATCTCAGCGTCCCTGAGTGATGCAATGAAAGTAAAGGTTGAAAACTGGTATGGTAAAAACTATTGCTATTATGAATCTGAAGAAAAGCTTGGACGTTATCTCCAAGTGTCACTGCTATTCTTCCTCCCATTTGCCATCATTATTTTCTGCTATTCTGCCATCCTCAAGACAGTTTTACAAGGTTTAAACAGAAAGAAGTTCAGGACTGTGGCTGTGCTGTTGTTTATTGTTGCAGTCTTTTTCATTTGCTGGGGGCCATACCATATTGTGCTTTTAATCAAGTCTCTCAATACAAACAAAGATTGTAATGTACTGAAACGGTTAGAAGTTGCCTACCATATTTGTGAAATGCTTGCCTATTCTCACTGCTGTATGAACCCTCTGCTATATGTGCTCTCACAGAAGTTGCAAAAGCATCTGTTGAATCTTTTACGCTGTGAAAAAGTGAACAGGAAGAAGAGAGAGACAAGCACCAGCCTGAACACTTCACAACATTTCACATTGCAGAGCTCTGCTGTTTAG